The following proteins are co-located in the uncultured Draconibacterium sp. genome:
- a CDS encoding pectate lyase, whose translation MKYLVLVLVYFSLLTSSAQQVAFPGAEGGGKFASGGRGGEIIFVDNLNDKGNGSFRKAIEAKGPRTIIFRISGTIELQKTIHIKNGDLTIAGQTAPGDGICLKNYGMRVDADNVIVRYIRVRPGDEMHQEMDAISVNRHKNIIIDHCSFSWSVDETASFYENENFTLQWCIISESLYKSAHHKGEHGFGGIWGGLNASFHHNLLSDHTSRNPRLQGSRYTNNPETEKTDFRNNLIYNWGYNTIYGGEEGYYNLVNNSFKAGPATKKDKQNRILELTQSFYSSAHNTDTLQAGKFYITGNTVEGFPEISENNWNGGVQLKGINEEIKNKSKLNTPVEHTAIVTSDAKTAGKEILKYAGASLSRDAVDKRIVKEAKTKKETFGHSFNGGGNGIIDSQTDVGGWPILKSTTPPLDSDNDGMPDKWEKRMKINPNQANNNDYTLDNSYTNLEMFINSLVNKTIKK comes from the coding sequence ATGAAATATTTAGTTTTAGTACTTGTTTATTTTTCACTCCTTACATCATCTGCGCAGCAGGTAGCATTTCCGGGAGCCGAAGGTGGCGGTAAATTTGCCTCCGGAGGACGTGGAGGTGAAATTATTTTTGTCGATAATTTAAACGACAAGGGAAATGGCAGCTTCCGAAAAGCAATTGAAGCCAAAGGCCCGCGTACTATCATTTTCAGAATTTCAGGAACAATCGAACTTCAAAAAACAATTCACATTAAAAACGGCGATTTAACCATTGCCGGCCAAACCGCCCCCGGAGATGGAATATGTCTAAAAAATTATGGAATGAGAGTAGATGCCGACAATGTTATTGTCAGGTATATTCGGGTTCGTCCCGGAGACGAAATGCACCAGGAAATGGATGCAATTTCGGTTAACCGTCACAAAAATATTATTATCGATCATTGTAGTTTTAGCTGGTCGGTTGATGAAACCGCCTCGTTTTATGAAAACGAAAACTTTACACTGCAGTGGTGTATTATTAGCGAAAGCTTGTACAAATCGGCTCATCACAAAGGAGAACATGGTTTTGGTGGAATTTGGGGAGGTTTAAACGCCAGTTTCCACCACAATCTTTTATCCGATCATACCAGCCGAAATCCCCGGTTACAAGGCTCGCGTTACACAAATAATCCCGAAACCGAAAAAACCGACTTCAGGAATAACCTGATTTACAATTGGGGCTACAATACAATTTACGGTGGCGAAGAGGGCTACTACAACTTAGTAAACAATTCTTTTAAAGCCGGCCCGGCAACAAAAAAAGACAAACAAAACAGAATTCTGGAACTTACTCAAAGCTTCTACAGTTCAGCTCACAATACAGATACGCTTCAGGCAGGTAAGTTTTACATTACAGGAAATACAGTGGAAGGATTTCCTGAAATATCAGAAAACAACTGGAACGGAGGCGTTCAGCTAAAAGGAATAAACGAAGAGATTAAAAACAAATCGAAGCTGAACACTCCGGTGGAACACACAGCAATTGTAACGTCCGATGCCAAAACAGCTGGCAAAGAAATTTTAAAATATGCAGGTGCAAGTCTCTCTCGCGATGCAGTTGACAAACGTATCGTAAAAGAAGCAAAAACAAAAAAGGAAACTTTTGGCCATTCATTTAATGGTGGAGGAAATGGAATAATCGATTCGCAAACGGATGTTGGCGGATGGCCAATCTTAAAATCTACAACTCCCCCACTTGATTCAGACAACGACGGGATGCCCGACAAATGGGAAAAAAGAATGAAAATAAATCCCAACCAGGCAAACAACAACGATTATACTTTAGATAACAGTTATACCAATCTTGAAATGTTTATTAACTCATTGGTAAACAAAACGATTAAAAAATGA
- a CDS encoding pectinesterase family protein, which translates to MRTVVLIAIFLMSAIVFPANAYDFVVAKDGSGDFKTVQEAINAVPDFRKNTTTILIKNGIYKEKLVLAASKTNVSFIGEDLHKTILTYDDFASKKNRFGEEVGTTGSTSFFIFGDGFTAENITFENSAGPVGQAVAVRIDGDKVAFKNCRFLGFQDTLYPHGDKSHQYYKNCYIEGTVDFIFGWSTAVFEHCTIFCKDHGYVTAPSTSEDTPYGFVFLNCTITGSAGEATFYLGRPWRPNGKSVFINCKLDELIKPEAWHNWNDPNKEKTAFFAEYNNTGAGANTEQRVSWSHQLTKEQAEKYTPENILGEWVKSSNLFKSENQ; encoded by the coding sequence ATGAGAACAGTAGTTTTAATAGCGATTTTTTTGATGTCAGCAATTGTATTTCCTGCAAATGCCTACGATTTTGTTGTAGCCAAAGATGGTAGCGGCGATTTCAAAACGGTTCAGGAAGCCATAAATGCAGTTCCCGATTTCAGAAAAAATACAACTACCATTCTGATAAAAAACGGAATTTACAAAGAGAAACTGGTACTGGCTGCCAGTAAAACAAACGTATCGTTTATTGGCGAAGACCTTCATAAAACAATACTTACTTACGACGATTTTGCATCAAAAAAGAATCGTTTTGGCGAAGAAGTTGGAACAACCGGTTCTACTTCATTCTTTATTTTTGGCGATGGATTTACAGCCGAGAACATCACCTTTGAAAACTCAGCCGGACCAGTTGGACAAGCTGTTGCAGTGCGTATTGATGGCGATAAAGTTGCCTTTAAAAACTGCCGTTTCCTGGGATTTCAGGATACACTTTATCCGCACGGCGACAAAAGCCATCAGTATTATAAAAACTGCTACATAGAAGGTACTGTCGATTTTATTTTTGGATGGTCAACTGCGGTGTTCGAGCACTGTACCATCTTTTGCAAAGACCACGGTTATGTTACAGCTCCGTCAACATCGGAAGATACGCCTTATGGTTTTGTCTTTTTAAACTGTACTATAACAGGATCGGCAGGTGAAGCCACCTTTTATCTGGGACGGCCCTGGCGACCAAACGGTAAATCGGTTTTTATAAACTGTAAACTCGATGAGCTGATTAAACCAGAAGCCTGGCACAACTGGAATGATCCGAACAAAGAAAAAACGGCATTTTTTGCTGAATACAACAATACTGGAGCAGGTGCGAATACTGAACAACGTGTGAGTTGGTCGCACCAGCTCACAAAAGAACAAGCTGAAAAGTATACTCCGGAAAATATTCTGGGCGAATGGGTAAAAAGTTCAAACTTATTTAAATCTGAAAATCAATAA
- a CDS encoding glycoside hydrolase 43 family protein: MNLKITKSLLLLLATVLYTSVLYAQNDVSKVWVADNGDGTYKNPIIHADYSDPDVVRAGDDYYMTASSFNCVPGLPILHSKDLVNWQLIGYALEKQPPFDVFNTPQHGNGVWAPCIRYHNNEFYIYYPDPDFGIYLTKATNPAGPWSEPILVKGGKGLIDPSPLWDDDGKVYLTFAFAGSRARVKSVLMVQELNSEGTAPIGNEVMVFDGHTAHPTVEGPKFYKRNGFYYIFAPAGGVSTGWQLVLRSKNIYGPYEEKIVMDQGYTAINGPHQGAWIDTKSGEDWFIHFQDKEAYGRIVHLQPMKWVHDWPVIGIDEDGDGVGEPVLTYKKPNVGATYPVVTPPENDEFNGATLNKQWQWHANPHISYGFPSGNLGYFRLNCIVRPENSKGFWEVPNLLLQKFPAEEFTATTKLSFTPRTENEETGFVVMGEDYQYISLKKMEDKMLLRVVRCKNARTGGVEEELYSETFEGTDIYFKVKVEKGALCSFSFSSNGKKFKEAGEKLEAKPGRWIGAKIGYFALREGITNDSGTVDIDWIRIDKKW, translated from the coding sequence ATGAACCTAAAAATTACAAAATCACTTTTACTGCTGTTGGCAACTGTGCTTTATACCTCAGTACTTTATGCTCAAAATGATGTTTCAAAAGTGTGGGTAGCCGATAATGGCGATGGCACATACAAAAATCCAATCATACACGCCGATTATTCCGACCCTGACGTGGTTCGCGCCGGTGACGATTATTATATGACCGCATCTTCATTTAATTGTGTTCCGGGACTTCCAATCCTCCATTCCAAAGATTTGGTAAACTGGCAACTAATCGGATATGCCCTTGAAAAACAACCTCCATTTGATGTTTTTAATACACCGCAACATGGCAACGGAGTTTGGGCCCCATGTATCCGATATCACAATAATGAATTTTACATCTATTATCCCGATCCTGATTTTGGCATTTACCTTACAAAAGCTACAAATCCTGCAGGTCCCTGGTCTGAGCCGATTTTAGTAAAAGGCGGAAAAGGTTTGATTGACCCCTCCCCGCTTTGGGACGATGATGGCAAAGTTTATCTGACCTTTGCATTTGCTGGAAGCCGGGCACGTGTTAAAAGTGTTTTAATGGTTCAGGAACTAAACAGCGAAGGAACAGCGCCAATTGGAAATGAAGTAATGGTTTTCGATGGACACACAGCTCATCCCACTGTTGAAGGACCAAAATTCTACAAACGAAATGGATTCTACTACATATTTGCACCTGCCGGAGGTGTTTCAACCGGCTGGCAACTGGTGCTGCGTTCAAAAAACATTTATGGACCTTACGAAGAAAAAATTGTAATGGATCAAGGTTATACAGCCATAAATGGCCCTCATCAGGGAGCATGGATAGATACAAAAAGTGGTGAAGACTGGTTTATTCATTTTCAGGACAAGGAAGCCTACGGACGGATTGTTCATTTACAACCCATGAAGTGGGTACACGACTGGCCTGTAATTGGTATCGATGAAGACGGCGATGGAGTTGGAGAACCTGTTCTAACTTATAAAAAACCAAACGTTGGTGCCACCTATCCCGTGGTAACTCCACCCGAAAATGATGAGTTTAACGGTGCTACCTTAAACAAACAATGGCAGTGGCATGCCAATCCACATATTTCGTATGGCTTTCCATCGGGCAACCTCGGATATTTCAGGTTAAACTGCATTGTTCGCCCCGAAAACAGCAAAGGCTTTTGGGAAGTTCCAAACCTTCTTTTACAAAAATTTCCGGCAGAAGAATTTACTGCTACCACAAAACTGAGTTTTACACCTCGTACCGAAAATGAAGAAACCGGGTTTGTAGTAATGGGCGAAGACTACCAGTACATTTCGCTAAAAAAGATGGAAGATAAAATGCTGCTAAGAGTGGTTCGCTGTAAAAATGCACGAACCGGAGGAGTTGAAGAAGAATTGTATTCTGAGACATTTGAAGGAACAGATATCTATTTCAAAGTAAAAGTAGAAAAAGGTGCCCTTTGCAGTTTTAGTTTTAGCTCGAACGGTAAAAAGTTTAAAGAGGCTGGCGAAAAACTGGAAGCAAAACCAGGACGTTGGATCGGTGCTAAAATTGGCTACTTCGCCCTGCGCGAAGGAATTACCAACGACTCGGGAACAGTAGATATTGACTGGATTAGAATAGATAAAAAATGGTAA
- a CDS encoding DUF4957 domain-containing protein, translating into MNIKYNKIKILSLILIAGFIAFMSCQEDEGNYPRTRLFQPVLNEDLEAVDNTIIVHLGKMKEAENYTIEVSRDSFLTTEYSFQTDTNYVVIDESKIGEELLWFTIYQVRATAHADDADYNSLPSLLGSVRTEKYPSNMGTPTYFDILDTQAKVFWTAAGATITHVKVFAGDDDRLTTPLQEYELTAEEVEATLKIISGLAPNTLYQVAIYSGDQLRGWEQYQTREAFVSGDNVLNLTGIDSTVNLSHVLPDVADETVVVLEGGKTYLAGGYAFDKSISFVAGYSFVQALPVIDMSSNFNLVADANVGYVTFKDIKLTTPDGGDGFGGRYVFNIDQTSTLGELNFESCVIRTLRGIVRMKGGEGVLENYIINDCRVDSINGYGVISVDKNTWMCNNILLQNSTFSKCQYFLVSRNNSNSLTIDGCTISEAPEKGRQMFRWRESGQSDVTNGITISNTIWGHGWNMAGEADYLVDGYDGMENTNWNVVNSYTTGDFGYAEGKEQIPGLPSAPYTGTAAELWTDPYNAVFDFLDTGFPGKSSSGDPRWRIGL; encoded by the coding sequence ATGAATATAAAATACAATAAAATAAAAATTCTGTCTCTCATACTTATTGCAGGGTTTATAGCATTTATGTCCTGTCAGGAAGATGAAGGCAATTATCCGAGAACGCGTCTGTTTCAGCCGGTGCTGAACGAAGACCTTGAAGCGGTTGACAATACCATTATTGTTCACCTTGGAAAAATGAAAGAAGCAGAGAATTACACCATTGAAGTGAGTCGCGATTCTTTCTTAACAACTGAATACAGTTTTCAAACCGATACCAATTATGTAGTTATTGATGAGAGCAAAATTGGTGAAGAATTGTTGTGGTTTACCATTTATCAGGTGCGTGCAACCGCACATGCCGATGATGCTGATTACAATAGTTTGCCATCGCTTTTAGGAAGTGTTCGTACTGAAAAATATCCGTCAAACATGGGAACACCAACCTATTTCGACATTTTGGATACTCAGGCAAAAGTATTCTGGACTGCAGCGGGAGCAACAATTACGCATGTAAAAGTATTTGCGGGCGACGACGATCGTTTAACAACTCCACTTCAGGAATACGAGTTAACAGCTGAAGAAGTAGAAGCAACTTTAAAAATTATCAGCGGATTAGCACCGAATACATTGTACCAGGTGGCCATTTACAGTGGCGATCAACTTCGTGGCTGGGAACAGTATCAAACACGTGAAGCTTTTGTATCGGGTGATAATGTACTTAATTTAACAGGTATCGATTCAACTGTAAATCTGTCGCATGTACTTCCTGATGTTGCCGATGAAACAGTAGTTGTTTTAGAAGGTGGAAAAACATACTTAGCTGGTGGTTATGCCTTCGACAAATCCATTTCGTTTGTTGCAGGTTACAGCTTTGTTCAGGCATTGCCGGTAATCGATATGTCGAGCAACTTTAACCTTGTTGCCGATGCAAATGTGGGCTACGTAACATTTAAAGACATAAAACTTACAACTCCTGACGGAGGCGACGGTTTTGGAGGACGTTACGTATTTAATATCGACCAGACTTCTACTCTTGGCGAGTTAAACTTCGAGTCGTGCGTTATTCGTACACTTCGTGGAATTGTAAGAATGAAAGGTGGTGAGGGAGTTTTGGAAAATTACATTATTAACGACTGCCGTGTAGACAGTATTAACGGTTATGGAGTAATATCAGTAGACAAAAACACCTGGATGTGTAACAACATTCTGCTACAAAACTCAACTTTCTCTAAATGTCAGTATTTCCTTGTTAGTCGTAACAATTCAAACTCGCTTACAATTGATGGCTGTACCATTAGTGAAGCTCCTGAAAAAGGAAGACAAATGTTCCGTTGGAGAGAAAGCGGACAAAGTGATGTTACAAATGGTATCACAATCTCAAATACAATTTGGGGTCATGGCTGGAATATGGCAGGCGAAGCAGATTACCTGGTAGACGGTTACGATGGTATGGAAAATACCAACTGGAATGTTGTAAACTCATACACCACAGGCGACTTTGGTTATGCCGAAGGGAAAGAGCAAATTCCGGGATTACCATCAGCTCCTTACACAGGAACAGCAGCCGAATTATGGACTGATCCTTACAATGCGGTATTCGATTTTCTTGACACAGGATTCCCGGGCAAAAGCAGCTCTGGTGACCCTCGTTGGAGAATAGGTTTATAA
- a CDS encoding RagB/SusD family nutrient uptake outer membrane protein, translating to MKKMKFKYILYTLAVFLSTSACQDFLDPESLSTFDSEYIFSNADDARKAVNAMYVHYSHDGFRSRLSNNMTGNTDIEHAGGSSDGARYQIWRLDAQENNGDLAYVWNIGYQAIRDANIAIEGISASEALNSNDVALSNEMYHLLGEAYTMRAYWYSMLIFYFGDVPFSTQAPAVDVEFNLPKEDRNLILSAVIQDLIDIEDKMKWADETRYGIEQINREYTLGMIARLALQRGGYYLTPDLSMARESDYLDYYKIARDYSKKLMTLKDRDLPEDFRQIFMNECKFISPVNDDILFEVPFAVGRGDVAWNIGIRVDGGNHEYGSGSNYMAMPPTYLYSFDADDKRLPVTCGLYTINSDFIQELVSSGSMNISQGKWSRHFLDTPPGKTTAKGTGINWPMLRYSDVILMYAEAVNEISGPTTEAQAALKRVRERAFDEAVWNTKVEQYVSTASASKESFFDAIVNERAWEFGGEMIRKYELIRWNLYAEKITETVEGCKQMADEAFAGTGTLPDYLYTKLDETGNLVILNLHEKLVAPPDDSWERESWLISMSSETTTDGYAEWITSHWDNYVNPGNIGVPDGVVRYIFPIPTIGIDNSKGLLKNDGYNFGY from the coding sequence ATGAAAAAAATGAAATTTAAATACATCCTATATACTTTGGCAGTCTTTTTAAGCACAAGCGCCTGCCAGGATTTTTTGGATCCGGAGTCACTATCGACTTTCGATTCAGAATACATCTTTTCGAATGCTGACGATGCACGAAAAGCAGTTAATGCAATGTATGTACACTACAGTCACGATGGATTCCGTTCGCGACTTTCGAATAACATGACCGGAAATACCGACATTGAACATGCCGGTGGATCGAGTGACGGAGCACGTTACCAGATTTGGAGACTGGATGCTCAGGAAAATAATGGTGACCTTGCCTATGTTTGGAACATCGGATACCAGGCCATCCGAGATGCAAATATTGCCATTGAAGGAATTAGCGCAAGTGAGGCATTAAATTCCAACGATGTGGCCTTATCAAACGAAATGTATCACCTGCTTGGTGAAGCTTATACCATGCGTGCCTACTGGTACAGTATGCTTATTTTCTACTTTGGCGATGTTCCGTTTTCAACCCAGGCTCCTGCCGTTGATGTTGAATTCAACCTGCCTAAAGAAGACCGTAACCTAATTTTAAGTGCGGTTATTCAGGATTTGATTGACATTGAGGACAAAATGAAATGGGCCGACGAAACACGTTACGGAATTGAGCAAATTAACCGCGAATATACTTTAGGTATGATCGCCCGCTTGGCGCTTCAACGCGGAGGTTACTATTTAACTCCCGATTTAAGCATGGCGCGTGAAAGCGACTACCTTGATTATTACAAAATTGCCCGCGATTATTCTAAAAAGTTAATGACTTTGAAAGACCGCGATTTGCCGGAAGATTTCAGACAAATTTTCATGAATGAGTGTAAATTTATTTCACCTGTTAACGACGATATTTTATTTGAAGTACCATTTGCCGTTGGTCGTGGTGATGTTGCCTGGAACATTGGAATTCGTGTTGATGGTGGAAACCACGAATACGGTTCAGGAAGTAATTACATGGCAATGCCGCCAACCTATTTGTATTCGTTCGATGCAGACGACAAACGTTTACCTGTAACCTGTGGTTTGTATACCATTAATTCCGATTTTATTCAGGAACTTGTTAGCTCTGGTAGTATGAACATTTCGCAGGGAAAATGGAGTCGTCATTTTCTGGATACTCCTCCCGGAAAAACAACTGCCAAAGGTACCGGTATCAACTGGCCAATGTTACGTTATTCCGATGTAATTTTAATGTATGCCGAAGCTGTAAACGAAATTAGCGGACCTACTACAGAGGCACAGGCTGCTTTAAAACGTGTTCGGGAGCGTGCTTTCGACGAAGCAGTTTGGAATACAAAAGTTGAGCAGTATGTAAGTACAGCATCAGCAAGTAAAGAATCGTTTTTTGACGCAATTGTTAACGAACGTGCCTGGGAATTTGGTGGAGAAATGATTCGTAAATACGAATTGATTCGCTGGAACCTGTATGCTGAAAAAATTACCGAAACCGTTGAAGGATGTAAACAAATGGCCGACGAAGCATTTGCTGGAACAGGTACATTGCCAGACTATCTTTACACAAAACTTGATGAAACCGGTAACCTGGTAATTCTGAATCTACACGAAAAACTGGTTGCTCCTCCTGATGATTCATGGGAACGCGAATCATGGTTGATTAGTATGTCAAGCGAAACCACTACTGATGGTTATGCCGAATGGATTACCAGCCACTGGGACAATTACGTTAATCCGGGTAACATAGGTGTACCCGATGGAGTAGTTCGTTACATTTTCCCAATTCCAACAATTGGTATCGACAATAGTAAAGGCTTACTGAAAAACGATGGATACAATTTTGGTTATTAA
- a CDS encoding rhamnogalacturonan acetylesterase, which yields MVKIKYILIAVLSLTFLSGNVSGEKQPETKQKTIKMWLIGDSTVADYSKEDNYKSKKYPITGWGQVFQSFVSGSNLQAIKNFLIADNVIIDDRAKGGRSTRTFFQEGRWREVYNDMQPGDFVLMQFGHNDASVQKTERYVNEEGYKEFLRLFISQTRQKNGTPILVTPVARNYPWENDTLKNIHGNYPQCMFEIAEETQTLLIDLNKRSMEYFTAKGRDYVKTNYFMNLPAGKYEAYPDGQNDNTHFQPEGAKAVAELVFEGLKDLANHTQTEE from the coding sequence ATGGTAAAAATAAAATACATACTCATTGCCGTATTGTCACTCACATTTTTGTCAGGTAATGTTTCGGGTGAAAAACAACCGGAAACAAAACAAAAAACCATCAAAATGTGGTTAATTGGCGATTCAACCGTTGCCGATTATTCAAAAGAAGACAATTACAAATCAAAAAAATACCCGATTACAGGCTGGGGTCAGGTTTTTCAATCTTTTGTATCCGGCTCGAATTTACAGGCAATTAAAAACTTTTTAATAGCCGACAATGTAATTATCGACGACCGTGCAAAAGGTGGCAGAAGTACCCGCACCTTTTTTCAGGAAGGAAGATGGCGGGAAGTGTACAATGACATGCAGCCCGGCGATTTTGTATTAATGCAATTTGGACATAACGATGCTTCGGTGCAAAAAACCGAACGTTATGTAAACGAAGAAGGCTACAAAGAATTTCTGCGTTTGTTTATTTCGCAAACCCGACAAAAAAATGGTACACCCATACTGGTAACACCGGTTGCGCGAAACTACCCATGGGAAAATGATACTCTGAAAAACATACACGGCAATTATCCGCAATGTATGTTTGAAATTGCAGAAGAAACCCAAACCTTACTCATCGATTTAAATAAAAGATCGATGGAGTACTTTACAGCCAAAGGACGCGATTATGTAAAAACCAATTATTTTATGAATCTGCCGGCCGGAAAATATGAAGCCTACCCGGATGGACAAAACGACAATACCCATTTTCAACCCGAAGGCGCAAAAGCAGTTGCTGAACTTGTGTTCGAAGGATTAAAAGATTTGGCAAATCATACACAGACAGAAGAATGA
- a CDS encoding glycoside hydrolase family 28 protein → MNTKTISQLLAIITLFCTGCGQQAETTLSGTTLSFNNIEFEMPAIPEPIIPDNVVNLTDFGAVGGGQVLNTKAFADAIDAVSEKGGGKIIIPAGIWLTGPIILKSNLELYTEEGALVLFSRNKDLYPLVSTSFEGLETWRCISPIYGTNLENIAFTGKGVWDGSGDAWRAVKRSKLTDSQWKKFVESGGVVSDDQRIWYPSEQFKLGYEGSGDQNVRDDLKTKEDFEAIRDYLRPVMLSIQNSKNVMLDGPAFQNSPAWCLHPLMVENLIVRNVTVRNPWYSQNGDGIDVESCKNVLVENSNFDVGDDAICIKSGKDEDGRKRGIPCENLVIRNNIVYHGHGGVTVGSEMSGGVKNMHVSNCTFMGTDVGLRFKSNRGRGGVVENIFVSNVWMTDIPTNAISFNLYYGGQSISEMLASGGPTKNSEKVPVSEETPQFKNISISNVTVKGADQAVFLQGLPEMNLENVELKNLKLQAENGFAIIDANGIKISNISLITKNENAFEMINCKNVEIKEIEGNINSEAAVTITGSESENISLISSSEVDFSKSTKVDNSVPSGAVKL, encoded by the coding sequence ATGAATACAAAAACGATTTCACAACTCCTGGCAATTATTACTCTTTTTTGTACCGGCTGCGGCCAGCAGGCAGAAACAACCCTGTCTGGAACTACGCTAAGTTTTAACAACATTGAATTTGAAATGCCGGCAATACCGGAACCAATCATTCCGGACAATGTGGTAAACCTTACCGATTTTGGTGCAGTTGGTGGCGGACAGGTGCTAAACACAAAAGCTTTTGCCGATGCCATTGATGCGGTATCAGAAAAAGGCGGTGGTAAAATTATTATTCCGGCAGGAATTTGGTTAACCGGCCCAATTATCCTTAAAAGCAATTTAGAGCTTTATACAGAAGAGGGTGCTTTGGTGCTCTTTTCGCGAAACAAAGATCTGTATCCTTTGGTTTCTACTAGTTTTGAAGGATTGGAAACATGGCGTTGTATCTCTCCTATTTACGGTACAAACCTCGAAAACATTGCTTTTACGGGCAAAGGTGTCTGGGATGGTTCGGGCGATGCATGGCGTGCTGTAAAACGCAGTAAACTTACCGATTCGCAGTGGAAAAAATTTGTTGAATCGGGCGGTGTTGTAAGCGACGACCAAAGAATATGGTACCCTTCGGAACAGTTTAAACTGGGTTACGAAGGCAGCGGCGATCAGAATGTGCGCGATGATTTAAAAACAAAAGAAGATTTTGAAGCCATACGTGATTATTTGCGTCCGGTGATGCTTAGTATTCAAAACAGTAAAAATGTAATGTTAGACGGGCCTGCATTTCAAAATTCGCCGGCATGGTGTCTGCACCCTTTAATGGTAGAAAATTTGATTGTACGAAATGTAACCGTGCGAAATCCGTGGTATTCGCAAAATGGCGATGGCATTGACGTGGAATCGTGTAAGAATGTGCTGGTTGAAAACTCAAATTTTGATGTGGGCGACGATGCAATCTGCATTAAATCGGGAAAAGACGAAGATGGAAGAAAACGTGGAATACCCTGCGAAAATCTGGTGATCAGAAACAACATTGTTTACCACGGACACGGAGGAGTAACTGTAGGTTCTGAAATGTCGGGAGGTGTTAAAAATATGCACGTTTCGAATTGTACATTTATGGGCACCGATGTTGGGCTTCGTTTTAAAAGTAACCGCGGACGTGGAGGCGTTGTGGAAAACATTTTTGTTTCAAATGTTTGGATGACGGATATACCAACCAATGCAATTTCCTTCAACCTTTATTATGGCGGTCAATCCATTTCAGAAATGCTGGCTTCGGGTGGTCCAACTAAAAATTCAGAAAAAGTTCCTGTTTCAGAAGAAACACCGCAATTCAAAAATATTTCGATTAGCAATGTTACTGTAAAAGGAGCCGACCAGGCTGTATTTTTACAAGGCTTACCCGAAATGAACCTTGAAAATGTTGAGCTCAAAAATTTAAAGCTTCAGGCTGAAAATGGTTTTGCAATTATTGATGCCAATGGGATCAAAATCAGCAATATCAGTTTAATTACAAAAAACGAGAACGCATTTGAAATGATTAACTGTAAAAACGTTGAGATTAAAGAAATCGAGGGGAATATTAATTCGGAAGCAGCTGTTACAATAACCGGATCAGAATCTGAGAATATTTCGTTGATCTCATCTTCGGAAGTTGATTTTTCAAAAAGTACTAAAGTTGATAATTCAGTTCCTTCAGGCGCCGTAAAACTTTAA